AGCAGCACCCCAAGCCATGCATGCTGACAACAATTAGTAGCTTTAAGGTTGAGTATAAATACTGCAATTTACTGTCGGCACATAGGACAAGTACCACCTTCCATACCGCccttctctgtctcactctctctctcacacacacacacaccattgtaTATAAGACCATACTGTAagccatgtgtttgttttagacCCACTGtccaaacacaacactgctgaTAAGAGGGGATCTATTTGCAGAAACAGGTACATCACCTGTGAGCATAAACCTTATGCTTGTGCAGCTGCTTTCCATAAAAAACTGACTAGATTTAACTAGTGTTGTTACTGTAAATACTACATTTACATCCATCTCTCTTGTTGTGTTAAGGGAAACATAACATTGACATTTAATTTACACTGTGTAAAGccctcattgtgtgtgtgtgtgtgtgtgtgtgagagagagagagagagagagaaatgagcaCAGATGACTTACTGTAACTGCATTGTTGTTGTGAGTGAACTCGTCTATCTATCCTGCACCAAAAACAAGATGTCGCcaaaagtgtgtgcgtgtgtttgccCAAGACAATATTTGGAGATGATAACTCACAAAGACAGGAAAACAACCTTAACCACCTACAGCCTGTGTACGCctgtgatctctctctctctctctctctctctctctctctctctgcctcccccccccccccctctctctcgctgtgcATATAGGCAATAAGCTGCTCCGCCAATGCGCAACGATGGAGCTATCGCAACGATGGAGATGACGCAAACAGACTCAGCTCTCCAAAAAAGTGTTTCAAGACGAACATGGCGGCAACTTAACCGCGGTTCAAGATGACAACGGGCAACGGGAGAACGGATTCCAGGCTTTCCGCCCAGGtacaggacagagacagagacagcagcCTGCGTGCATCGACGGGGCTCGTCGCTCTCCGTTAAGTGAATCTGCACACCGAGCGGCAGGCAGACGCGCAGCATCAGAAGCCTACAGAGAGGCTCGCAACAGCTGGTCTCCCTGCACCCCCCGACGAGAGCGCAAACCCGGGGAGGGACGGTTGGGAGAGGTGGACATGCGGTCAAAGAGGACGCCGTTTCCCCGCGGAGAGCCATGGAGAAGCGGGATGCGGTAGCGCGAAGCGTAATCTGTGCGGGCGCGCTAATTGGATCGGAATAGCACCAATTGCTGCGGGCGCGTTTGAGGAGCGCCCTGGACCGGCGGAGGCACGGCACCCCACCGTTACAGAGGAGAACCCACCGGACTCCATCTCCCCCTAAATCAATGAGTATTGTGGCAAAGCAGCCCCCGCGGTGGAGTCGGCCAGGGCAGCACTTTTCTAAAATATGACCAGGGGTGCTTGGATGCGTCGGCAGCATGATGAAGGCTCAAAATACTGGTTTGCACCCCGAGATAACGAGAAGCCGTTTACCGAGTCGGAGCGGGCCCAGAGATGGCGACTGTCGCTGGCCTCTTTGCTCTTCATCACCGTCCTGCTCTCGGATCACTTGTGGTTCTGCGCCGAGGCGAAACTGACGCGAACCCGAGACAAGCGGTCGTACGAGGGGCTTGCAATTACGGACACGGGcgagtatccaaactctcaacacCATCATATCCCAACATCACctgacctccacctcctcaccaGAGAGCAAGATGTTATTTTTCTAGGGAATTCTACCAAATCTCTGCGGCGAATGGACGCCTGTCACCCTGACAGCCTGTCCAAAGACTGCTTTACTTTCACGGACGCGGATACCGTGTGCCTGGGCCTCTCCGGTGGAGGGGGAAAGGGGGCACAGTTGGCGTACGTGAATCTGAGCGATTTGTACCTTTCTTTTTGTAATTCCTACTCACTTTTGGATTTGTTTTACGGGTTTACCAGTCCGGTTGATATGAATTGCACCCTGGATATGGCCATGGGAGAGGATCTGCTGGGATGCAGCAAGTGTGTCCGGGCTTACCAGCGTCTTGACCTGAAGGCGGAGGAGAACTACCGGGAGTTTGAACTGCTGGTTCAGAAATACGAGACGGATGTGTACTCTGTCAGGACGTGCATGGAGGAATGCAAGGTAGGACTAACGAGGCCACGtcgcgcacgcgcacacacgcgccaGTGCATTTTAAAGGAGGATAGGTTTACAGTCGCCATGGCAACCGTTGATCGTATCTATaagtatactgtatttttattgaactttttgagttttgagttCAGACTGCCATTAGGCTGCCTGTGCCTTTACTGCATCACGTGGCTACACAGTTTCACCTCATCCAAACAGCATGAAGGGAAGAGAGGGGAGGTCAccatatgtctctctctctttcgctctccctctctccctctaattcttctttttctttctctttatgtGTGTTTCTAAGTCTCTTCTGGTATGGACTACTTTGCGAGCTGTGGCTGTGGAGGGAAGTGACTTTTGACCTTTGGAGAAAGGCTTCCACCACGGCTGTGTCTTTCTATTGACTGGTTCTCATTTCAATATCGTTAATAGCTCTCGGGTGATTTGCTCCATCTAATCCAGGATTTGTATTGTCCCCATTTTgcatggcgttccaataacatAGCGTCCTCAGAGCATATATGCCAGGCTCCG
This genomic interval from Solea solea chromosome 2, fSolSol10.1, whole genome shotgun sequence contains the following:
- the LOC131446079 gene encoding NALCN channel auxiliary factor 1 yields the protein MTRGAWMRRQHDEGSKYWFAPRDNEKPFTESERAQRWRLSLASLLFITVLLSDHLWFCAEAKLTRTRDKRSYEGLAITDTGEYPNSQHHHIPTSPDLHLLTREQDVIFLGNSTKSLRRMDACHPDSLSKDCFTFTDADTVCLGLSGGGGKGAQLAYVNLSDLYLSFCNSYSLLDLFYGFTSPVDMNCTLDMAMGEDLLGCSKCVRAYQRLDLKAEENYREFELLVQKYETDVYSVRTCMEECKMVYKPWLCSQYFQTTQMHCSKRIPCSQYCLEVQQRCPFVLPDNDDLIHGGSPSFICTGLLEDHPSGVDPEAECCDVRWDVKVDNRSWGTLKRTHPPCQHRTSLSSSAACRLCNSRLKLCLLVLVLLHTVASLTASHNATGLGLPAITPLEESPANEE